AGGATAGATGTCACGACCGGGCACGGGGGATCGGGCTCATGCTCGCTTTCCACCTCCACGGGAAACTGCGACGTTACCATCTCGGCCTCCAGCCTGGAACCTACACCCGGCGTGCAGTACTCGGCCACGGCCACGGCCGCCATACACGACCCATACACCGGACAATGGGTCACGAGAGATACCAGCACCACCCAACGCGGCTACCTGGCCTACGAACACCTGATCTTCTCAAGGGGGACGGGCACCGGTACCCCGCCACAGGACATCAAAGCCCCGTTGTACGTCGACAGGTCCAGCACGCGCACCAAGGCATCCGTGAACATACCAGGCCAACAAGGACTCACCGGACCGGGCGGGGACACATACCTCAATTACTGGACGTACACCGACAATATAATAGGCGTCCGGACGATCGCCCCAGGGCGAACCGACTACACGATAGGCAACGAAGTCAGCCGTGGAGTACTACAGGCCACACTGACGCCACACTGGACGCAAATAGGCACTCCGTCCTACTACACTAACGCAGTACACGCGAGACAGGGGACACCGACGACCGTCGACTTCGAATACGCGGACCCCATGGACACCGGAGACACCGGAGCTTTGCTCAGCGGGCTCTCGGTTAAAATGGACATTGACACCCACCGGACCAACGGAACTGACGGATGCACCTTATCGATATCGACCAGAAGCTGCAAGGCGACAGGCTGGGCGGCCGACAGGCTTACTGACACTACTCGCGGTGCGGCCGATCGCTACCAGTACCACGTCTCATTGACACTGACGGTCACCAACCCCACCACTGGCCAGCGTATGACAAGGATCACCGACAAGACCGGCACCCTAGCCTCAATGAGGGCCACGTTCGCCCGGGGCACGACCCCGGCTGGATCGGTGACCGGCGACGAGCCTGCCACAACTGACGACGTGCTGGTCGACACGCTATACCAAACTGCTGCAATCCCCGTCCCTACACGTGGAAACTTGCGTGGCCCGAACGCTTGGTTCGCCGGGTGGGCCGGCCCGTCCACCACTTACCAGCCCGGGGCGCAGGATCTGCCCATTTCGGAGGCCACTAGCCTGGATGGCAATGTTCACTACACACTCGCCCTAGCCGCCAAGTGGACCACCATGGACAACCCGTCGCTCGACGACCCCATCGTACATGCACCTGCGGGCGCGGCATCAACCTTTTCCGTGACCCCCTACAAGGGCCGGAACACGCCCGAAGGCTGGTCGATAAGCGTGACATCCGCCACCACCGGCACTACTTTGGTCTCCTGCACGGAATCCACCGCCAGCCCATCCGGGTACTGCATCGCCCTCTTCCATCCAATCTCTGACCTGACCAGCCCCACGCCCGGCAGCACCTACACGATAACTGCCACTGTCACCGCGCCCAACCCCGACGACCCCTCCGACACCGTCACCGCCACAACCACCAAAAACGGCATTCTGCCCTATATCACCCTTCGGTACGCCAAGGGCGGCGGCACCGGCACACTTCCTGCGGGCGCCCAGGCCCTCATCGACAACAGCGGTGGCTTCAACGCCAGCAAGGCCTACTTTGACATCGCCAGCCCCACTGGGCTGACTGGCCCGGGCGGGGCCGCGTTCACCGGCTGGCAGGCCGGAGGACGACCCTGGCAGGTCGGTCCTGCGCAAGCCATCTCCAAGACTGCTGGCACCGCTGGCGGGACCGGCGAAACCATCGTCACCCTCACCGCCACCTGGAGCACCGTCGCCAAACCCAGCATTCTCACCGCCACCTACCATCACACCGGCAACACCGTGACCCTGATGGGCACAGCCATGGGCGTGGGCGGCGACACCGTCACCGCCTGCATGACGGACGGTGACGGTGAAACCGACACCTGCCGAACCTCAGCCGCCAACTCCCGTCCCGCACCCGAGCCAGCACCCGGTAGCGCGTTCACACCCATCACTACCGGTAACCCCCGCGTGGACACCTTCACAGTCGATCCCAACGACGTGGGCAGCATCGCCATCACCGGCCACGTCGACCGCGACACCACATTCACCGGCCCCAACGCCACCACGGCCCACGTGCGCGTCTGTCCTGCGGGCACACCTGCACCCACCGCTGGAGCCGTGCCCGCCGACTGCAGCGAGATCAGCACCTTCGCTGGTGGGAAATTCATAATCGGCGCCAACGACACCGTCGTCTGGAACGGCCACGCTAGGCCCGCACCCACAGACAACGACCACACGACCAAGGACACCGATTTCAAAAACGGCGACGGCTACTACGATATCTGGGCCTACACCGCCTTCTCGATGAACACCACCAGCATCCGCCAAATGGGCACACCGGTCAAGATCTATAGCCGCTACCACTACACCGCCACCCCGCCGGCCGCACCGACTACGGCCAGCTGGGACTGGAGCGTCACCTTCCCCGCTAGCGATTACACCAGCCGCTACGGCGCCAACGGCCAACACCACTTCACTGCCCACCAGACCAGCCAAGGCGCCAACGGCGGCGCCCAGGATCTGCAAGGCACGTTGCCCTGGCTCAAGACCACCTACGACACGAACATGCCCGGCGGAACCACTGCCACCGCGCCCGACCCCGGCAAAAGCCTCATCGACACCACCGACAGCAGCCGGCTAAGCGACATCACCCTCGCCCGGCCCACCGATTCGATGGAACCCGCCGACAGCGTCTTCCTCGGCTGGTCCGCCAGCGCAAGCGCCACTACACCCGACACCGGCATGGGCGACCCCTCATCCAGAACCGTCACCCTGAGCGCGCCCGCCGGCTCGCCCGAGGCCGACACCACGCTGCACGCCGTATGGCGCAAGCTCAACAAGCCCACCATAGACGCCAAAGGCAAACGTGACCCCTCCAGCAAGGACGCCACGCTAACGGGCAACACGACCCCATGGACCAACGACGAACCCGTCGAAGTCCTCATTCATGCCATGAACGGGCAGACCGGCAGCGCCCTGGACACCCCGCAAACACCGACTGTCAGCACATCCGGCGACTACGACGGCGCCACCCAACACGGCTGGACGCTCACCCTGCCCTATGCCAGCCTCCCCGACAAAGGCCACTACCAGGTGTCCGCCAGCGCGGTCGGCGACGACGGTGCATGGCGAGGCGTCGCCCACCGCTACGTCAAGGCTACGGCCACGCAGGATGTCACCATCGACGACAACCTCGTGCACGCACTCCCCCTGACCGGCGGGCAACGCACCATATTGATCATCGCCCTGACCCTCCTGGGAGTGTTCCTCATCGGCATGAGCCAGCTCGCACGCAACCGCCGACGCTGGCACCACCAATAAAAGACTTCCCGTCCGGCCGTACCCAACCAACCGGCCGGACGGGAACAATAAACCGGGTGCCGGCACGGGACCAACACACCAACAACCAACCCCGCGCCGGCACCCACACCCACCAACAAACAACACCAAACCAACCACTTCATTAAAGGAGACGCCAGAAAAGCAGAAGCCCACCAAACACCTCACAACCAACACCAACCACCCCATGAAAGGAACCGCCAGGCAGCAAACCCCACAACTCCGCAAAGGCCGGCCGCACCAGCCGTCACCACAGCCCGCATCAACGGACGAACGGACAGCGGCACCAACCGTCCCGACCACCGGACCGTCACGCGCAATCCAACCCCCTAACACAGGCACACGGGGCCAGTCCTTCACGCCCAAATCGCGACACGCCGAAGGACACCGCTGTTTCACTACGTTCCGAACTAGCGTCAAATCCTTCCAAAAGCCCACGAATTGTAAGGCAAAACAGGACGGCAAACGTTCCACACGACTCCCGGCAACGACGCCGCAAACCTCCATCCGCCATACATCTCCGTGTTGAATTTGTGCGTAAGACACCCTAATGTTTAATCAATAGTTTAGGTGTTGTGTGGAAACGCGGCGTATTACACAGAGCCGCGTCTAGAAGAGTCTGAAGTAATAAAGGGTGGGTACCTTATGAGCGTCATCAACAGTCTCGTTGCACTTGTGTTGTGCATAGCCACGGGAATCGTACCCCCCCCCCGCAAAATGAACCGTCACTAAACAACCCGGCCAATCCCGGCACAGCCGCCTCCAGCCAGACTGTCGCCTCCAACTCGTCGGTCGCCCCCACTTCCACTTCCGTCTCCGCATCATCGACGATCCAGACCCAGGCTTCTTTAGCATCTTCATCTTCAACTGTCACCACCCAGCCCAATAACAGTAATACAAAAAATACCGGCCGCCGCATTGACAAAGACGCCAAGACCATGCCCACCGCCAGCCTCACCCACACCAACGCCGCCGCCACCCCCACAGCCAAACCCAAAACCCTCAGCACCCTCGCAACAAAAGACTTCTCCGACGCATCCAAGACCCTCGCCACATTCCTGCAACAAATAAAACAACCGAGCCGCCACGGCATCAGCAGCCACCGGACCAAGCCGGCCGCCACCATCGAATCCCGATCATCGACGACCGCCACCCTGCCACGCGCCACAGCCACCCTGCCCTCCAGTCAAAGCCCGGTCGGCATCAAACCGGTCTTCCCGCTGACACGCGAAGCCCCCAAAGCAACCCCGCAGGACGAACCCACGGTCGGCCCGCAGGGTGGTGGCGGCGCGATACGTCTCTCCACCTTCCGAGTCGACCCCTACGACGACGGACATATCCAACTCGCCGGCACCGCCGACACCATCTATGGCATGGAAACATGGGTCAATATCGCCGTCTGCCCTGCAGGCACCTCCAATCCCAACTTCACCGAAAACGGACCCAGCGCGCCCGGCTGTAGCAACATCGAAGCCATCAGAGACGGCGGGGGGCAGGACAACTTCAGCTGGTACGGCAACGAATTCATCAGAGACCCGAACTGGACCACTCGCGACAGCAGCTTCATGAACGGGCCCGGCTATTACGACATCTGGGCCGCCACTCGCACCTCCGGCTTCGGCATCAGCATACCGGTCATCGTCCACTCCAAC
This genomic stretch from Bifidobacterium sp. ESL0690 harbors:
- a CDS encoding BspA family leucine-rich repeat surface protein translates to MGPQSTCTPSGTHTWGTAYNGPGVSGIYGRDTRDVTWSVDSSCTLYLSGGTSPDYYYTGYDDKPWYTYANDDGQNLITRIQIDGNLTLYTDNDSAYYKGIFEDMSNLATVNGNTLHLAGKAAEALFEGDHNLSSISGIYGWDTSKVTDLSRMFYFCDGLTSLDLSSFNTINVISMLHMFDECSNLTSLNVSNFNTTNVTDMGGMFDGCSNLTSLNVSNFNTTNVTDMGEMFRSCSKLTSLNVSNFNTTNVTSMGGMFDWCSNLTSLNLSNFNTTNVTDMGEMFRSCSNLTSLNLSNFNTTNVTSMWHMFDSCDSLTSLNLSNFNTANVIYMGSMFMYCSNLTSLNISNFNTANVTGMYDMFNGCNDLTSLNISNFNTTNVTLMNGMFENCGTLATLDLSSFNTTNVTDMHDMFSGCSNLTTLDVSHFATSNVTNMSSMFLYCYKVVLLDLNGFDTSKATLPNTALDYLPSGLRMLRLGSATRLNTNVFTDINVGIWVRTSSFDTNELPLSTIGGNQSLAAIASSANPAGYYIDNKLMVPNFTITVDPGPGATTSVHSYRVDTSSSDQTITIPSNILTNPAGKIFDGWSSPHPNECRPAAATNSWFYPKNVRGKVTITAKWKAVPAASLSFINNSWSLEPEDSPAGPVKFTIQEGAKTANSERIDVTTGHGGSGSCSLSTSTGNCDVTISASSLEPTPGVQYSATATAAIHDPYTGQWVTRDTSTTQRGYLAYEHLIFSRGTGTGTPPQDIKAPLYVDRSSTRTKASVNIPGQQGLTGPGGDTYLNYWTYTDNIIGVRTIAPGRTDYTIGNEVSRGVLQATLTPHWTQIGTPSYYTNAVHARQGTPTTVDFEYADPMDTGDTGALLSGLSVKMDIDTHRTNGTDGCTLSISTRSCKATGWAADRLTDTTRGAADRYQYHVSLTLTVTNPTTGQRMTRITDKTGTLASMRATFARGTTPAGSVTGDEPATTDDVLVDTLYQTAAIPVPTRGNLRGPNAWFAGWAGPSTTYQPGAQDLPISEATSLDGNVHYTLALAAKWTTMDNPSLDDPIVHAPAGAASTFSVTPYKGRNTPEGWSISVTSATTGTTLVSCTESTASPSGYCIALFHPISDLTSPTPGSTYTITATVTAPNPDDPSDTVTATTTKNGILPYITLRYAKGGGTGTLPAGAQALIDNSGGFNASKAYFDIASPTGLTGPGGAAFTGWQAGGRPWQVGPAQAISKTAGTAGGTGETIVTLTATWSTVAKPSILTATYHHTGNTVTLMGTAMGVGGDTVTACMTDGDGETDTCRTSAANSRPAPEPAPGSAFTPITTGNPRVDTFTVDPNDVGSIAITGHVDRDTTFTGPNATTAHVRVCPAGTPAPTAGAVPADCSEISTFAGGKFIIGANDTVVWNGHARPAPTDNDHTTKDTDFKNGDGYYDIWAYTAFSMNTTSIRQMGTPVKIYSRYHYTATPPAAPTTASWDWSVTFPASDYTSRYGANGQHHFTAHQTSQGANGGAQDLQGTLPWLKTTYDTNMPGGTTATAPDPGKSLIDTTDSSRLSDITLARPTDSMEPADSVFLGWSASASATTPDTGMGDPSSRTVTLSAPAGSPEADTTLHAVWRKLNKPTIDAKGKRDPSSKDATLTGNTTPWTNDEPVEVLIHAMNGQTGSALDTPQTPTVSTSGDYDGATQHGWTLTLPYASLPDKGHYQVSASAVGDDGAWRGVAHRYVKATATQDVTIDDNLVHALPLTGGQRTILIIALTLLGVFLIGMSQLARNRRRWHHQ